In the Paramisgurnus dabryanus chromosome 18, PD_genome_1.1, whole genome shotgun sequence genome, GCAGACTGCAAACAAGGTCCCTTGTGCCAGCTGCGGTGCGTACGGCCATTTTGCAGGTGAATGCCCAATAAACAGGCCTTCAATGGAACACCACCAGAGTCAAGCGGCTGTTCTCGCAGCAGCCGCTGCAGCCGCAGCCGGGCTTCCCCTTCAGGTGCAGCAGAGCGTCCACAACTCCTTCTACAACACAGCTAGCAGCGACCCAACGTTTGCAGCTCTGAAAGACTTGACCACTTCCAGGGTTGACGGCAAGCCTGTTAGTGCTGCAGTCTATGGTGCTCTGGCTAGTCAGGTCTACGGTGCCGTCGCAGACCAGGTGCTCAGCTCAGGAAAGAACAAAGTGTCCGACGGCTACCCAAATGAAGAAGAGGCGCCGTCAGCTGCAACTGCTGTTAACTCTGCCTATGGTGCAAATTCTTCTATGTACAGTGCCAGTCCAGCTTATGGGACCATGGGAGGCACAAAGTCTGACCCCCAAGCCATGTTCGAAGCCGCCCGGGCCAGATTCTTCGAGCAGGGGCAACAAGTACTCGCCGAACAGCAGGCTGTGACCAAATCCGACCGAGACCGAAGCCCGATACGACGCTCGACCCCGTTATTGCCTGACCCGGTTTCACAGCCGTTTTCCCAGACGCGACCCAAACGGCGAGCCTTGCTTCCAACACCACCTGGTGGACCAGAAATACCCGCAGTTAAAAATGGAGACCCAATCGCAAGGTAATATTTGAATTTAAGCCACTTTTTATGTTTgtaaatgtatatgttttaaaGCACATGTTATTTTTCACACCAGGTGCTATGCAGAGTACTACCAACAGTACCAGCAGTACCAACAGTACCAACAATACCAACAGTACCAGCATTATCAGCAGTACCAGTACAACTATCCGCCGCCGCCGCCACCACCACCTCCGATGCCGATGGTGTCTCCAGGCCCAGTGGATGTGCAACAGATGGCTGCCCCGGGCACTGCTGCTTCACAAAGAGTGTATGAGCCATCTTCAATACACAAGGAGCCCCTCCTACGTCGTCCTGACTATCCTCCCCAACACACATCTGAATCCCCTTATCGATAGCTCTCACAACCTCACCCTCACAACTCTGTGTGCTTGTATGTGTCTGTTTTGGTCCTACTTGACAACAGATGAAACCGGAGGAAAGGGATTAATTGAATTATTACGTCAAATTTGCCCATAATGTCAGATTTCTCGTGTACAGAATGTAGATGTTTACTCTTAAAGAAAACATCGATTCTGAGATATCTTGTTAGAAGTTTAAGTTTTTGTAAGCGCTCAAATATTTCATCAGTCAGTTTTGTAGATGAAAGCACTCGTTGATCACTTAGTCAGATTCAGCATTCTCAAAGTCAAATGACTGTGCCTTCAAAAAAATAAACgcttttttttgtaaagatttTTCAGACTTTTGTAAAACCTTCAGATCAGATACAGTGTATTGAATTCACAACATGGGTTCGTGGTTAGTTAAAATTGTTCTGTAAAATTGCCAGTTTAGACTGGCTTAATTTCACAGATGCTAAACTTATAAGGCACAGCATATTTTGGATGGTTTATAAAGAGGACCTGTTTAATGTATGTGTGTCTGTGAGTGAGTGTGAACACAGAATGTTAACAATTTGGATCAGAACGTTTAGCTTACATACGATATAGACCGCAATCACACATATTGGATCCATTTCCTATAATAATTTTTGAGTGGGAGGGGCCTCACCACATTTAAGTGTATCAGTaccaacaaaacaaaaatactcaCTAGTGCAGATGGTGTTATTTTTTCCCAGTTCGGAGTTTAGAAATAGTGGAAAGTTGTATTCATCGCAGAGGGTACATTCGTGTTTGTTACTCTCTAGGCCTATTCATTCATTCTGAATGCTGTTCATTTGGATACCCATATTGACTCTGAATGAGCCGGAGATGTCGTTGTTGCTAAAAAGCAAAACGAACTGGTCCTATAGCCTGGCAGGTGCAATTATGCATGTTTTGCAGGAATTAAAAAGCGTACAACTGCCATCTCTGGCCTTGCATCTCTCTCTTACATGGACAGTATACTCTTGTTAttggttatatatatatacatgtatgggTCATAACCCCTCTAAAGGTTTTTAcgttctttttttttgttttgtttttttaaagtagccCCATGCAATTAATATGTTGCTCTCTGACCAATTATCGTAGTCTCTATATCCTTCGAGTCGTTTGAAAAAATTTCAGGGGCTTTTGGGTGGAAACATTTAGTTATTAAGGGATGGGTTGTAAAAGCCATTAGGTATGGCACCTTCAGGCGTGTTATGGCAATTGGTTCTGAGCGTGAAAACATTGAATTGCTTTAAACCACATTGTATTTTTGttctttaagaaaaaaatgtcttgtCCCAGTTCTTGAGCATTTTAGGCAATTCAATTAAACACTCATGTTATACAACTATAAAGTGAAAGTGACTTTGTCTGAATATTTAATTTAGGTTAAGGTTTATGCAGTTAGCCAGAGGTTTCAAACATGACATTGTTGTcaaattatatattaataaaggGAATCTACTCAAGTCAATCTACATTAAGCTTTGAAAAGAGCGTTAATCTTTGCAACATTTACATTATTCTGGTTTTGCGATGCATATGACAATTGAGTAGCTTCCCTTTAAAAACTTGACAATGAAACCTGTGCATAATTGTAATTGAAAGGTATGGTAAAGAGAATGGTTTGTTTAATCATGTTATGTATGTCCTCTTTCCCTAGAATGCCCCTCAGGCAGTCTTCAGTCTTTCATTCCAAAGAAACATGGTGGggtacacacacaaaactcaCTGAGCACATGTAACCCATACTTTCACCACTCGCAGTGACACCTGTAACATTTGActgcatttatttaattaaacctCACAGACAAACATTGACTTTGAGATTTGATATTCTCGATATTGTGTATGATAGTGACAGTCAAAACAAGGTGGTGGTGTAGCTTATTTCAGCACACCAGGGTTTCACACCAATGATTGTAAACAACATTGTATTGTAactattgtatatttttataaatagttgCATGTGTCTTGTTATTTTTACTGCTGTTCCAGCCACATTTTCCCTTTTCGCTAACTACAGCTAAAATGGCTCCCAGGCCTCAGGACACCCAAGTTGAGCATGACGGGGGAAGAGAATTAGCGCCCCACAATGCTTCGGACGTGGTCCCCGCTAAGGTAAAGCCATTTGGCCCCAACCACGCCTGCACCTCAATCATACACTTCCCCTCAATAGTTCTAGCACAGTTGCTAGAGATGCTCAGATCAGACCCACACCCAAGTTATTTTAATAAAGCCAACACACAGTGATGATGAGGGAGATTGGTGTCTTGGAGCAGTACTCATGCTTTGGGATTTTATCTGTTGAGCTAACCAGTTTGGCATCAAGATACACTGCTAGTAAATATCCATTTGAAGTCTCTTACATACTGATGGGACAGTTCAAATTTGGTATTTGAGAATTTGCCTTGGCTTGTTCTGTGGCATTTGGTCTTTTTGAAGCACTTCCAGTAAGGTGAGACGAGGCGCACGCTCTTACTCAAAGCTGAAGTGCTCCAGGTGTGCTTTGAATACTTAAGGACGCAGTGCTGTCCGAAAGGCCAGGGTCCAAGTAGGGCAGCCGTCTTATAGGTGAGTAATCAATGCGCCAACGCCCAGCCCAGACACACTTCTCTGAAAAACTCACTTGTACTATTTCAGACTTCTTGTCAGAAATTGTTTCtgatttgtttaaattttaagGTTCTGCATTCAAGTCTAATAAGGCTTTGGTTATTAAAAATGCCTGAAGATtaaataaaacctttttttctgtCACGCTGGGGATAACATTGCTAGATTAGCCTTACTTTTCAGTGAAAGGATTAGGCATTGTTACAAAAAGAGATTCGTCAAACATTTCTCACTTCTTGAAGGGTTTTCCAGTCATCTTGTGCATCCTACAGAACGTATTTCAGTCTGTAATTTTACGACATCAACATCACTCCTATctagaatctgtgaataactttGTTACTTAAAATCAGTCCCATACAATAATTATAGTTGATTTATTTTCAGTATGCTAGGTTTATCCATCATGTCTTcgtatttaataatttttgcGAGCTGATTTCTTTCTCCCCCCATTCAAATAAAAATGCTGGTAGACAGTGTGCAGAAAATGTATGATTGTACATAATAACGACCTAAAATATCAAATCAGGGAAATTTTTTATAGCCaagttcattgttttttttctagaatattgGCAACTCTTATTGCTTTGTATGTAATTGTCCCTAAATGCTTTCTTCAAAATTTACAAACAGGTTTTAGGCCATGATCTTTGTATTGAGGTCTTGTTCAATaaatcatgtttaaatgctatgtGGTGGTCTTATTTCATGCCAAGACACTTGTTTGCTAGCTATTGATTTTCATCACAATGCATAAGGAAAACACAACTTCAACTTAACCCTTAAATGAATAACTGGGGTCTTATTGATCCGGGATGCAATTTACTATTTTAatctaatttatttttatagttaGACCTCCGCCTTAGTATTTATCAGTCTGTTAATTGTCAATGTATATATCTATTCAAATTAATTTGTTGTAAGAAGTTTATAGGGTTGCTAAAGGACATAatagtaaaaaatgtttttaatgtcGTAAATATAACGAAATGTGCTTTATCATTTTGTAATTTGAACAAAGATATTAAGACTGTTTTATATTCATTAAAACTGTTATATCCAACCATGTTAGAtttaaaactgataaaaaacatatttatatgtGAGCTAGGTGTCACATAAACTAAAACAGCTAGAAATTTCTCAGAGTTTGCGATTTAAATTCAGGAAAAGGGTCCAACTTTACCATGGGGCGCTGCGCGTGCAGATCGTTCGatgtatgacataaaaataccgcgagagcgagatgAAAGCTGTGCttcgaatcgttctcgcggtacttgatGTCACGCGCCAAACGATGTGCTGCGGCTATGCATGAAGTCTACAAAACTTTTGCTTGCTCATACagtaccgttttgaaatcccaCCCATATCCTTTTAAGAAATGAACCAGTCGCCAAATACTGAAGCAGTCGTGTTGGGAGCCCGCCACTTGGTACAGTTTGACCAACAGCTGTCAGTTCATCGGCCGCTGGGAGCAGTTAACGTTACCACAGGCACACGGTTGTATATGTTGAATTAAGAGGTCACTGTTTAAGTTTTAGGAAGAGGGGAAAATAAGCACCCCAGTGAAGACGGTACAATGACAGCTATAGAAACGCAAGTGCAATACCACAGTTCGTATATGATGACTGCTGTTGGGGAATACATGAACCAAGAGGACGACTGGGATCGGGATTTCTTCCTGGACCCGGCCTGGGAGAAGCAACAGCGGAAGGTAAAACTCAAGCATGCACCTTACAATTGTGTAGATTAAcgtaaaaagtaaataaaacaacaccGTTACCATCTGTCCTTGTAAGTTACCGCTCTCAATTGTCACAACTTGTATTTCATGAAAATTTTgtctaaaatgttttttttttttttttacatgtaacaCTCATAAGTACATCATCTGACCATCAAACACCCAAAGAGTTGCTCATGAATCTCAAAGTGTCTGggttttaaattaatatttatagacaaatttatttttattttacagtaatatTTAAAGACACTTAAATAGACAGTATGTAAACAATTTTTACATATGgtaaataaatatttagacagTTTTTAGGCTACTCCTATAGACTAGTAATATTCATAGACAATTTTCAAAACGGATAGTCCAGTAATACTGTTAAACAATGAAAACATGTAGATTAAGCGATGTATAGTTGAATTTAAGTATAGTTAGGCCCTTAATATTTATAGACATTTCTTCATAAATAAACTCATAGTTAAATAGTATTTacacaatttaaatatttatagacTAATAGCTATACTCTCgtgtaatgtaatgtatatCTGGTTAGACTGCTGTACAGTGCAATAAACACAACCATGCCATAGTGACAGTAACAGGTGAAGGTCATTATATGAAGTACAGCGTGTATAAGAAAGAGAGAGGAAGTGGTTAAGCCACACTGCAAACTTTTGAGACACAAATAGTTtcagataaaaataaattaacagtACTAAATATATGAAACGTTTAACATACCTCAAACTAATGGTCATGTAACCCATTAATCCAACCATTGTGTTCCTCATAATCCGCTGGCTAGCATTAAATGAATGGTGGAGAggtgtttattatttataagaAAATATGTGACATGACACTACTGCAAATCATTTACTTTGCCTTAGAGATGCACATACCTTCAGTGCACTAGGTGTAAGTTTTATATTGGTAGATCAGCTAGGCCCAAACTGAAGTGTACCAAAAAATTGTTGCTTATCAACCTTTTGAGTTGTTGAAAATTTGCAGTCAATTTAGACCAACGGTGTGTAAAATTGCATACCATGCtcattatatatttatgtagTGTATTTTTATGTGGACCACAGGTGTACTAGTCATttcccaaccctgttcctggaggcaCACCAACACCGCACTTTTTGGATGTCTTCCACATTTGACCCCATTCTTTCTCATTTTGGAgtctctactaatgagctgatAAGTGGTGTGTTTGAATAGGAAGAGTTGGAAAATGTGTAGTGTTGGTGttcctccaggaacagggttgggaaCACTACTAGTACCTTGTATAAAAGCTAGGTGTCGCCAACCCTGCTCTTCGGCAAAAGAGTCATACAAATACTAAAGCTATAAATTAATTGTGATGGGATGGTTTGTGTGTGTCAACCCTTCATTATACCCTAGGAAGTCTAAATATGAAAGAGACTCTTCATACACATTTAATTGTGAAGGAATATTTGTGATTCCAGCTGCAAGGTCTGAAGGTGATAATTTTCAGATGTGCACATTTCTTTGCTACAGTGGGGGTGTTTTAGACGGTGTGGAGGTGTGAAAACTCACGAGTACGATCGAATGGCAGTTGCTATTCCAGAAGTTGGGTCCTTGTAGGGGAGCGTCTATAAACTACCTAGTAAAAGCATGGGGTGAGTGGGATTCAGGTCAGGCAGGTAAATTTGTATACGGATGAGGCTGGAATTGACTTCCTCAAGTCCACTGTCGGAGACAATAATGATTGATTGCAATCACTGGTTTCTAATACTCTGAAGTTGAAATGAAGCATAAATACATCCcccattaaattaattaaaactaTTTCTGCTTTGTTTCCAATATTTGTAGCATCACAATGACTCAAGTGCTCAATGCTCACATGCAATGTCATGCCTCGATTCTAGCTGTAAATGTCAttcaggcaaaacaaagggcactgatgtttttaagatgtgtcagtgcaagttgttttcagtttggacagctcttaaatttttttagtctaggactagtcaaatccctgtccgggaaactgcccctcaATGTATTACTCTGAATCCTGTGTTTATAGATTTTACCTGTACGTGTCATAATGCAACTCACATTTTCCATCTGGGAAACAATTGTGCTTTTATGTGCTTCCAGAACTATCTATTtattctatttaaaagctgttaAATTCAGTGGCGGCCGTTGACATCTTTTTCGAATGTGCAAGATGCGaagcttgtcacaacatgtatttagcccgtcatgtgctacccagtctcacaaggtTTCGTGATATACCGGTAGTCACAtaaatttttgattcttttttcgtgatattatgacgaatttccgtgtttttttgtgatcgtataacgaattcttgtttttgtgtgattatcaagtattggttactcaactgctttttcctattttcaaaccattgtcgcttcggtttaggatTAGATTCTGTGCTTgtattagaatgtcactttatgtaTTGTATTATACTATTTTtcagatacatttttttatgtcgCCTggtgttagggttagagttgggtttgggtagggatgtcattttatgtaaatctaaccctaaaccgaagcgacagtTGTAAGAAAAttggacaaaacagttgagtaaccaatacgtgataatcacgcGAAAACTGGAATTCATTATACAATAATGAAAAACGCGGAAATTTGTGATATCATCacgaaaaaaaataaaaaatttacgtgactatataacaaaATTTCATGAGACTGGGCTGTCATGTGTCTGTGGCTCGTCTTTTCAAAAAATTTcaaatctctttttttattaaccGTTTTgccgtgtgtgcagcaggcacatattttgaaatgatgcatgatgcacatggttcacatgacgccacaaacacaaattttgaaatcatacccctcggaagagaagtcaccaccCGCCACTGGTAAATTTGATTCTGTTGcatataaccagtgttgggcaagttacttccaaagtgtaatacattatatattacaaattactgtaatttgaaagtaattagttacattacaatattactgactctgaactgtaatgagttacactacttttgcgttacttttgagttactttcatcaaaataacagaagtatgactaggcattataaaatgttaaaatgtagtttattgatgcttataaatctagaagttatgtgttggccctcgagctttgaataggcacagtgaagacttatggcaaaaaacagtaacaatgacTGTTCGGATTACATGTAGGTTAACATATAATTGcttaataaaacacagacaaacagaggaacactgctttttgccaaacaatgaatataggctcccatacaaaggctggtaaaacCTTTAAccagtgatgtttaaatgtactatttaaataaccatgtttaagtctacattaatgttatgttgtagtttaggttgctgtttgtaataaaactgtagatagcataggaatagcctagcaatctattatgtatatggtctgtaaccatagcaacgttagcttaccttgtcattgctggtgtggtgaaatggattttactggcaagatttctaaaagtctctttacttctgaggttcaagcagcacaggagaccgatagaaactttctgttgcttttaattagtgctctcattcgcagaatttTGCGTATGCGGCGCTACCcgacctgattgcgaccactttagtcaatgcttatacagccgcggacttcccagattcggctctttaagaaacgcgtcaaatacaaaattaaagtaagaatgaacatgctgcatacagcacctggGGCCGGTTGCACCAGCTGTGCGTAAGTTACAACGTAGCTTAGTTAGGACGTAAAAAGGCACTAAGTTACAACGTACGCACTACTAAATGTTTTTGCGTTGCACCATTAAACTTAGTTTAAACGTAACAATACGTTGTAACTAAATATTTACGGAAGCCCCTGTCCATGAATAACGTTTGGAATAAGATGTCATCCAGATTATATAACATCGATCAGCTCGTATTAATTATGAAGAGCCGCAAATTCGTCAACGACTTTTCAAGAACTGTTTAATTTTCTGTGTATCCATCAattaaaataagatttaaaatttcttcctgtttattttctcttcCATGTGTGGgatatatattttcaattaaAAGTGTAATGTTTTGAGTTCGATAACATATGCTTTAACGTCTTTTTTTAACTTTCAGTTTAGGCGAGACAAGAATGAGTTTGAAATTACGTACTGTTCAGACTATTTCCTGCTTGCCCATTAAAAGGCTTGTGATTGGGTTAAGGAAAATAAACGTCATTCTATGCGACAACGCATTACtttagccgtttctcaatatgcgttcttatctgtacttgtgttcttgtggacttgtgaaacgtcatcagccgcggcccaagtactgttccaattcaaagttcgcatcaagcccaagttcacataaaatccccggatgtgttcttgatccgcccattttatcgaggatgcatcagaggagacttgtgtgtacttatgacagcgaagtttcccagaatgcatttcgcgtcaggagttcgttcttccgagtctgaacttgcaagttcgaacttcgaaggacacaagtccgagttcggcgtacttggttttgagaaacggctttTATGGAGAGCTTACGACCTACTAGCTACGTTCTTCCTTAAGAACAAGTGGTGCAACCGAATTAAGTAAAGAGTTAGTTATAAACTAGCTAGTAGTTACTAAGCCTCTAGTTTGGACTTTACGTCCCAGTTTAAGTAAGAACTTACGAACGACTGGTGCAACCCTACcctggaaacagacatacgctgcgtcccaaaccgcctacttccatactatatagtaggcaaagagtacgagaagtagtgcttttcgcctactatatagtatggaagtatgctgtttgggacgcagacattactattttacccgcagctttttcatgtgtggatgctggtcgcgcgcattagtcaaaaataaaaaaaataaaataacacgtctatttttgaaatgcattgttgtaacgcgctcgttactaagactgtaacgagtaaaatattaccaaaattttattagtaatgcgttatattactgcgttacagcaaaaactaatattttactgtaatatattatattttgtaatgcgttactcccaacactgcATATAACTAcgtgaaaaatatttttctcatttttctttttttgatttttttttgttaatagTTATTGGTTTGTAGTCCAAATCATTCATTGAATAAATGAAACTATAAAGTCTTATATtaatacaattataatttttttaaatatatatttttttaaagaaatttttgGCCAAGTGTATCcaaaattttcatttcggtCGATCACTAGTAACTAAGTCACTTTTTTATCTCTGGTTAACTCTGAAATCAAATCCtttgcttttaaaataaagcaGGTTAAATGCAGTGtttaatttcaataaaaatatttgcgtGAAAAGTTAACATAAAACTCAacataaaaaatgactttaattagTAACACCTAAATCATCTAAACCTAATGCCTAATACCTACCTGtatcaacttaaatttttcatttaaagtatttttcacttaaacatatgttaaaaaatgtttaggtgttaccaattgaaattttttttaaaagttgattCAACTTTTTACCGATTACTAGTTCAGCATTTCGTGTATTTTCATTCAAATAATTTGCtagcattatttaaaaaatttaaacaagaatttaataatttaaaccCTTAGTTAGGTTATTCAGAAAATACCTGCATATAGCTTTACTTAATTCTTCATGATGTGATAATATTGTGTTTCAGAATCTGTTCAATTTCACTTTAAAGTGTAAAAATCTGGGCTTACAAACCACTAAGATGATGATGGTCAATGTGTTGCAAAATATAAACCCAAACTTCCTCTATCTATGGTCTTGTATGGTAATTACATCACTTTGAATATTCTGTAATTCTCAAACGGCAGACATAAATGCATTTTGTCATATTGTACTTTGTACAATGTGTCAGTGTATTAGTACTCCAGGCTCACTGTCCTTCTGCCACATGAAATAAGAGCTATGTGTAAATGTTTGTGTGAGCATGTGTGCTCAAGGGTGAACTACACTCCTCTTTAACAAATGTCCTGTCGTGGCATCAGAGAAGTCTAAGTTATTATTGCAACGCCTATGCGTGGATAACAGGAATGGTTGAGGAATGATGTAACTGTAGTGTTTAAAATAAGGTGACAGTAATCTGTAAACAGCAAAATTCtctgatatataaatatttattttgtactTTTTAACTGCCTTAGcatgtaaattaaattaaataaaaccatTTACTTTCCAGGTTATTTTAGTACCACCAATCTGTTCTTTAACCATACTCACAATATACTGAGTTCAAGAAAATCATAATTCTTGGTAAACAAACATGTGGCCACTAAACACATTGATTTTGACAATAGTTTGTCATTCAGCCTTTTCAAAACCACACATCTAAATGTATTGCATCCATTTATCATTGTAAGTGTTTTTTAATGGCTCACTGTTGTGCAACATCAAACATTTAGTCTTTCTGTAGTGTTTTGTGTGGCTGTTCCAGGAATGCTGTGCTCTCAGCTGTCTGCTGGCGTCTCGTGGTGGCAGCCCAATATAGATTTCTATACCACCCCTTCACCTTTCCCTTCCGTGGCACACAGGCTAATTTTGGTCATCTTTGGCAAAGGGGGGTGATTTGAAGGGTGGCCACCTGCTGCAAAAGAGTCTCCGCTTCCAGCCTTACATCAAATTACATTGGCCCTTGGCATTCTTTAGTCAGGCCCCTAGTTCATCTTATGCTGGTGCGGCTCAAGGCCAAGCATGTACAGTAAATGCTGTTTATAAATCTAGTTATGTGTGTAAGACTGTGAAATGATGATACATTAGAGTGAATTAATGGGCACATTATAATAGCAGTGCTCTTGAAGAACAACAGGTAAAGTATGGCACTAGAAGCACCAAAGACATGggtatataaaatgtatttattttcattttatttatctcCCTTTCATTTTTCACCCTATATTAGCCTTTTTTGCTGCCAGTCAtgccaataaataaaatgttgacTCCGGCATCTTTATAAACACATTGGCCCTTGGCATTCTTTATTAACATCAAgctattttccaaaaatataaaaagctaAATTAGGCACCTTAAATTTGTGTTGTTAATTAGCTAAAAGCACTCTACTGCTTTTTCTTAGACCTTCACTGCTTGGTGCAACTCTCATCTCCGTAAGGCAGAGACACAGATCGAGAACATTGAAGACGACTTCAGAAATGGACTCAAACTCATGTTGCTGCTGGAGGTTATCTCAGGTAATCATCTGAATTAACCATCTGTAAACATAATTCAGTTGACCAATTAAATGCATGAGTGTTTCCCCAATCAATATTACATATTTAGATCTTTAGTGACCCGGGACGTTTATCTAACATGATTGGATCTCTAACCAAACAACctaattattaaaacattgtatcatttgtattatttaattttagtctgtacatctattcattcattcatgcaTTTTCCAAACCACTTATCCTATACAAGGTCAGAGGAGGGTTGGAACCTATCCCAGCATCTTGGGCCACAGGCAGGATACAGGCATACACACATTTACAGACACAAACACTCAAACCCACACACCTAAGGgcaataaaccctactgaaaaatccaacATAAGttagtagctggtttaaggtggcagcaGCTGGTCTAagatggtcctcccagcctggcaaactggtcaagctggtcttctagcatgaccagctaagtccagctagaccagcttaaacattgaccaaaacacagctagaccagcttgctacaccagcaataccaggCTCAACCCAGGAACCCTCCTGCAGTGAGACAACAGTGCCAACCACTAAACCACTGTGTTGCCCATCATTTTAGTcaccaaaagaaaaaaaacatgattttttaaaaattgacattttacatttacattttatacatatTATTTTACACGTTTTACAATTGTTGAAAAGACATAGATTGAGAAATACTTCTAAAAGCACATAAATCAGTTATTAAAGTAATCTTAATGTGGGTTGTCttgaaaaacaatacatttgtaAGGACACAATTAATATTTTCAGCTTGTTTAACAATTGAGAAGTTCAACATACAAATATGCAGCAAGTTCACATCTATATTATCAAATCTAATTGTTCCTATTTACCGATGTGCTGGCATATGTAAACTGACcgtgatgatttatatgtaGGCTACTGTACCAACCAAATATA is a window encoding:
- the rbm14a gene encoding RNA-binding protein 14a isoform X1, with product MDDSNAVKLFVGNLDLETTQDDLIALFAPYGEVVNITVLRQFAFVHLQGEGAADRAIRDLNGQDYRGKNLVVEESKGRPLNSTKVYVGNLSASCTVEDLYNLFSIYGKVLDCDKVKTKPSSLAGYTFVYMEHKEDAEQAIEGLQGTSYMGRQLSVELSKGQQTANKVPCASCGAYGHFAGECPINRPSMEHHQSQAAVLAAAAAAAAGLPLQVQQSVHNSFYNTASSDPTFAALKDLTTSRVDGKPVSAAVYGALASQVYGAVADQVLSSGKNKVSDGYPNEEEAPSAATAVNSAYGANSSMYSASPAYGTMGGTKSDPQAMFEAARARFFEQGQQVLAEQQAVTKSDRDRSPIRRSTPLLPDPVSQPFSQTRPKRRALLPTPPGGPEIPAVKNGDPIARCYAEYYQQYQQYQQYQQYQQYQHYQQYQYNYPPPPPPPPPMPMVSPGPVDVQQMAAPGTAASQRVYEPSSIHKEPLLRRPDYPPQHTSESPYR
- the rbm14a gene encoding RNA-binding protein 14a isoform X2, with product MDDSNAVKLFVGNLDLETTQDDLIALFAPYGEVVNITVLRQFAFVHLQGEGAADRAIRDLNGQDYRGKNLVVEESKGRPLNSTKVYVGNLSASCTVEDLYNLFSIYGKVLDCDKVKTKPSSLAGYTFVYMEHKEDAEQAIEGLQGTSYMGRQLSVELSKGQQTANKVPCASCGAYGHFAGECPINRPSMEHHQSQAAVLAAAAAAAAGLPLQVQQSVHNSFYNTASSDPTFAALKDLTTSRVDGKPVSAAVYGALASQVYGAVADQVLSSGKNKVSDGYPNEEEAPSAATAVNSAYGANSSMYSASPAYGTMGGTKSDPQAMFEAARARFFEQGQQVLAEQQAVTKSDRDRSPIRRSTPLLPDPVSQPFSQTRPKRRALLPTPPGGPEIPAVKNGDPIARCYAEYYQQYQQYQQYQQYQQYQHYQQYQYNYPPPPPPPPPMPMVSPGPVDVQQMAAPGTAASQRVMPLRQSSVFHSKETWWGTHTKLTEHM